Within Bacteroidales bacterium, the genomic segment TACCGTACAGAAAACAAAAAATATTTTTGCAAAACTCTTTTCTGTCGGTATAAACAGGCAACCCGGTAAAGGTGAAAAAGCCGGGCTGCCTGAAGGTTGAACAATAATTAAATGAACAGTATTTAGAGCAGAAATTAGAGAATGAAATTTTTATTTAGATTTTTTATCATTCAGCCAACTGAAATAACTTTGTGTTTCAACAACAACTACACCTCCTGTGAAATCGCCGTATTTAGAAGGAACTCCGCCAGAATATACAGTCATGCTACCTATGGCATTCCCGGGAACATGTAACTGGTTATCGCGAAGTTTAACTCCATCTACAAAATATACGGCATCATCATTTCGAGAACCACGAAAGTAAAGTTCTTCGCCATTATCACTTACATAAATATCAGTAAAGTAGCTTCTCACAATACCAGCAAGAGATTTGCCGTCACTTATATCTTTAATTTGTGTTAGAGAAATATCTTTTTTTGATGGCATTTCGGGATCAATGAGTTTTTCTTTATATTCTTTTTTTTCAAAAACTCCTAAATCTATCCCTTTACCATAGTTTAAGTTTATGTCGTCAACAAAAGTTATTTTATCAGGATATACAGTTACTGAAGATAATTCAAAAGAATTATAACCTGTAAAAGTAAAATATACATTATAACTACCGGGACTTAATGGTTTTAAAGTAAACATGCCATTTGTGTCGGAAACAGCAATTACTTTTTGTCCTAATATTTCAACATAAACTGTAGTACCAGGAAGGATTTCCTTAGTTTGAGCATCAATGATTTTCCCTTTTATTTCACCGGGATTTTGCGCTATCATCAGTATCGGCAGGCAGAGCGCGGAAATGAAGGTTAGAAAATTTTTCATAATGTTTATGATTTAAGTTAGAAATGGTTTACTCAAAGTTAACCCGTAATATGCTTTAAAGAAAGATATAGCCGGTTAACGGTAAAAATGAACCAGTATACGGAAAGAAACAAAAAGTAAACGGAATGGATTATTGGGTATAAAGGTATAGGGGTATAGGGGAATAGGGGAAAAGAAAACCTATTTCTATATACCCTTTATAACTTTTTATATTATCATTAAAAAATGAAAGTCAAATATTTAATTATAAGCAAATGCTATAGATACTACACTTATCCTGATTCCTTCAATCTGCTGAAGTTTTAAAACGCAGCTTTCGATGGTTGAACCGGTAGTAATTACATCATCAACCAGCAGCACGTGTTTGTTTTTTAAATGTTCAGAGTTATTTATTTTAAAAACTTCTTTTACATTTTCCCATCGGTTGAATCGCGATTTTTTTGTTTGAGTTTCAGTAGCAGTTATTCTTATTAAAGTACTTGTGTCTACAGTAATATTCATTGATTCAGCAAGTCCATGCGCAAACATCTCACTTTGATTATAGCCTCTTTTTTTCTCTTTATTAGGATGAAGAGGAACAGGGATAATGTATTCGACCGTATTATATAATTTTGAAGTATTCAATTCCTTGCCATATAACTGACCTATATAAATACCTACTTCTTTTTGTCCTTTATATTTTAGCTGATGCATAAGGCGCTGAACTTTACCCTTTTTCTGAAAATAAAAATACGATGCTGCTGTTTCAATCATGATTTTTCCCCAGAATAATTTCGATATGGGATTTTCTTTTTCATGATGAAAATTAGTGCGTGGCAGATGATATTGGCAAAAAGTACAAATATTATGTTCGTGATTAAGCAGGCTTTTCCCGCATGCCATGCATAAGCGGGGATATATTAATGAAAGAAAATCGTTTAAAAACGAAATAATGATTTTCATTTGTCAATAATTAAATTATTGAAAACTAACTCAAATATAACGTTTTTTACAAAAAAAAATTAAATTTGCATCTTACTCTACTATAAATGATGGAAAAAAAAGACCAAATGTTTCTTGAATTGCTGTATATATTTCATGCATCAGCTATGCAGGCCATGGGCAAAATCAAGAATCCGATTACGGGAAATACCGAGAAAAACATGGATCAGGCACGTCATGCTATTGAAATGCTTGAAATGCTAAAAGAAAAAACTAACGGAAACCTTTCGGAAGAATTATTACGTGCTTTAGAAACTTTTCTTTCGGAAATGCGTTTGAATTTCGTAGAAGAAACAAATAAAAATAAGAATTAATATATTTTATAATAATTTTTAAATTAAATAATTATTTTAATTAAACATATTTTCAATGGAAACAATAGAAAATAAACCGGAAACACCTGAAAAAAAATCGAATAAAAAATTTTATAGCATTTTGCTGATAGTAATGGGTTTGCTTATTGCAGTTTTAGTATGGCAACTTATAGTAACGAAGACAAGAGTCAATACAATTACTATTGAAAAAGAAAATCAAACTTCATCATTACAACATGAGTTAGATTCGTTGTTAACCGAACACGAAAAAGTTAAAAACGAAAATAGTATAGTTTCAGGTAAACTTGTTGAAAAAGACAGCATGATCGCAGCCAAAGCTGAAGAAATAAAAAACCTGATCAATTCGCAGGCTGATTATAATAAGATCAAAAAGAAACTGGATTATTTACGTGGAATAACCCAGGGGTATGTTGCACAGATCGACTCACTTTATACAGTCAATAAAATTTTAAAAGAAGAGAATAAAGATATAAAAACAAAATTTGAAAGTGAACAAGCTAAAACTTCTGAACTTTCAAAAGATAAAGAAAATCTTTCACAAAAAGTAACCAAAGGCTCAACGCTTAAGGCATACAACATTAGGGGAATCCCTGTTCAAATTCGTTCCGATGGTAAAAAAGAAGATATTATTGATAAAGCTAAGAAAACAGATCGTATAAAAGTATCATTTACACTTGGCGAAAACCTTATTGCTTCAAGCGGAACCAAAACTATTTATGTACGTATTGCTCGTCCTGATGAAAAGATTTTAACTATTGCAGATGATGATGAACATTCTTTTACTTATAATGGCGAGAAAATTCAATATTCAATAAAAAGTGATATTGATTATCAGAACCAGGCTACTGATATAGTAGTTTATTGGGATAAAACCGAAGAATTTTCAGTAGGAACTTATGTAGTATCTGTATTTACCGATGGTTATTTAATTGGAGAATCACAATTTATATTAAAATAATTCATGCATGGAAAGTTCCGGTAATTTTTTTGATCCAGATAATAACAAAGCTAAATCAAGGAACTTATTATCTTTATTTATAATTCTTACCATATTCCTAACGATTGCCTGTGTGATTCTAACTTGGCAGTTAATAGAATATCGCGATCTAGCAAAACGCGAGAATACTGCAAAAACAGAAGCTATTACTCAAAAGGAAAACTTGTTGCATAAATTAAAAAACCTAGAACTGGAGTATGATGAATTAAGTGAAGAGTATGAAGGTTTGGATAGTGTTTTTACAAAAGAAAAATCGAAGATCAAATCTTTGATGGACGAAATAAAAAGTTTGAGCGGTTCTGCATCTAATTATCAGGATAAAGTAGCAGAGCTGGAAACACGACTTAAAGATTATCTTTCAAAAATCGATGAAATGAAATCGAAGAACGAAAAACTTACCTCAGAAAACATTACTATAAAAAATACTCTTGATTCGGCAATGAATATTAATATTGAGTTGTCATCAAAAAATCAATCTCTTGCAGATAAAATTAAAACAGAAGCAATAGTTAAAGCAGCTGACTTAATTGCCGAGGGTATCCGTTTTAATGC encodes:
- a CDS encoding carboxypeptidase-like regulatory domain-containing protein, translated to MKNFLTFISALCLPILMIAQNPGEIKGKIIDAQTKEILPGTTVYVEILGQKVIAVSDTNGMFTLKPLSPGSYNVYFTFTGYNSFELSSVTVYPDKITFVDDINLNYGKGIDLGVFEKKEYKEKLIDPEMPSKKDISLTQIKDISDGKSLAGIVRSYFTDIYVSDNGEELYFRGSRNDDAVYFVDGVKLRDNQLHVPGNAIGSMTVYSGGVPSKYGDFTGGVVVVETQSYFSWLNDKKSK
- a CDS encoding phosphoribosyltransferase family protein, whose amino-acid sequence is MKIIISFLNDFLSLIYPRLCMACGKSLLNHEHNICTFCQYHLPRTNFHHEKENPISKLFWGKIMIETAASYFYFQKKGKVQRLMHQLKYKGQKEVGIYIGQLYGKELNTSKLYNTVEYIIPVPLHPNKEKKRGYNQSEMFAHGLAESMNITVDTSTLIRITATETQTKKSRFNRWENVKEVFKINNSEHLKNKHVLLVDDVITTGSTIESCVLKLQQIEGIRISVVSIAFAYN
- a CDS encoding DUF1844 domain-containing protein, whose protein sequence is MEKKDQMFLELLYIFHASAMQAMGKIKNPITGNTEKNMDQARHAIEMLEMLKEKTNGNLSEELLRALETFLSEMRLNFVEETNKNKN